A single genomic interval of Gemmatimonadota bacterium harbors:
- the upp gene encoding uracil phosphoribosyltransferase has product MDTTHPRDDQGVPALPGLTVVQHPLVKHKITMLRDRGTSTKAFKELVDEIAMLMAYEATADLPLSPCVVETPLERAHGWQVAGKKLTLVPILRAGLGMVEGILRLVPSARVGHIGLYRDHDTLEPVDYYFKVPADATERDFFVLDPMLATGGSAVSAIASLKRVGASRIRLLCLVAAPEGVRRVSAAHPDVPIFCAALDRELNENGYILPGLGDAGDRLFGTR; this is encoded by the coding sequence ATGGACACCACCCATCCGCGCGACGACCAGGGCGTGCCTGCGCTGCCGGGACTTACCGTCGTGCAGCATCCGCTCGTCAAGCACAAGATCACGATGTTGCGTGATCGCGGCACCTCGACCAAGGCCTTCAAGGAACTGGTCGACGAGATCGCGATGCTCATGGCCTACGAAGCCACCGCGGATCTCCCGCTGTCCCCGTGTGTGGTGGAGACGCCACTGGAGCGCGCTCACGGATGGCAGGTCGCTGGCAAGAAGCTCACCCTCGTGCCGATCCTGCGCGCTGGGTTGGGGATGGTCGAGGGAATCCTGCGCCTCGTCCCCTCCGCCCGCGTCGGGCACATCGGGCTCTACCGCGACCACGATACGCTCGAGCCCGTCGACTACTACTTCAAGGTCCCCGCCGATGCGACGGAGCGCGACTTCTTTGTGCTCGACCCGATGCTCGCCACCGGCGGAAGCGCGGTCTCAGCGATCGCCTCCCTCAAGCGCGTTGGGGCGTCGCGCATCCGCCTGCTGTGTCTTGTTGCGGCACCTGAGGGGGTCCGTCGCGTCAGCGCCGCACATCCCGACGTGCCCATCTTCTGCGCCGCACTCGACCGCGAGCTGAACGAGAACGGATACATCCTCCCCGGGCTCGGCGACGCCGGCGACCGACTCTTCGGCACGCGCTGA
- a CDS encoding MBL fold metallo-hydrolase, with protein MEITFAGAAREVTGSCHLVHTGGRTIALDMGLFQGKRSEANEKNRELPIDPDALDAIVLSHAHIDHAGRLPYMVAKGYRKNIWCTPATADLSAHMLTDSAHIQEKDAAFLERRGKPHAEPLYTIRDASRTLEHMIGLPIGTSMEILPGVRLTFHEAGHILGSASVVLECEEGSRTTRLVFSGDVGRAGLPIIRDPAPPRGGADVLIMESTYGNRDHPTVEDAKSQLAQIVTDTAGRGGKVLIPAFAVGRTQEILYELHELARAGRIPEIPIFIDSPLAISATSVFEQHPDLFDRAEDLVRHTDTLFRFDLVRYTREASESKALNATRGPMIVIAASGMAESGRILHHLMHGASDPRNTILIVGFQGEHTLGRRIVERQPVLKIFGEEVPLHATVAVVNGYSAHGDRTELRAWAHAVRGDGPAPRQTFLVHGEREAQDAFATTLRGDGFAVTVPSRGDRAAV; from the coding sequence GTGGAGATCACATTTGCCGGCGCTGCGCGTGAAGTGACGGGATCCTGTCACCTGGTGCACACCGGTGGGCGAACGATCGCATTGGATATGGGCCTCTTCCAGGGGAAGCGCTCCGAGGCGAACGAGAAGAACCGGGAGTTGCCGATCGATCCGGATGCGCTCGACGCGATCGTGCTGTCCCACGCGCACATCGATCACGCCGGCCGGCTTCCATATATGGTGGCCAAGGGGTACCGGAAGAACATCTGGTGTACACCGGCCACGGCGGACCTCAGCGCGCACATGCTGACGGACTCGGCGCACATCCAGGAAAAGGATGCAGCGTTCCTCGAGCGCCGCGGCAAGCCGCATGCGGAACCGCTGTACACCATCCGGGACGCGTCGCGCACCCTGGAACACATGATTGGCCTTCCCATCGGGACGTCGATGGAGATCCTGCCCGGGGTTCGGCTGACGTTTCACGAGGCGGGGCACATCCTCGGCAGTGCCTCGGTGGTGCTCGAGTGCGAGGAAGGGAGTCGCACGACACGTTTGGTGTTCTCGGGCGATGTGGGGCGGGCCGGACTCCCCATCATCCGGGATCCCGCGCCGCCGCGTGGCGGCGCCGATGTGCTGATCATGGAGAGCACCTACGGCAACCGGGACCATCCCACGGTTGAGGACGCCAAGTCGCAACTTGCCCAGATCGTGACGGACACCGCGGGGCGCGGCGGGAAGGTGTTGATCCCTGCGTTCGCGGTCGGACGCACGCAGGAGATCCTGTACGAGCTGCATGAGCTGGCGCGTGCGGGGCGGATTCCCGAGATCCCCATCTTCATCGATTCGCCGCTGGCGATCAGCGCGACCTCGGTATTCGAGCAGCATCCGGACCTGTTCGACCGGGCGGAAGACCTGGTCCGCCACACGGATACGCTGTTTCGGTTTGACCTCGTGCGCTACACGCGCGAAGCGTCGGAATCCAAGGCGTTGAACGCCACCCGTGGGCCGATGATCGTGATTGCTGCCTCGGGGATGGCGGAGTCCGGGCGGATCCTGCACCACCTGATGCATGGCGCCAGTGATCCTCGCAACACGATCCTGATCGTCGGGTTCCAGGGGGAGCACACCCTGGGGCGTCGGATCGTGGAGCGGCAGCCGGTGCTGAAGATCTTTGGTGAGGAGGTGCCGCTGCATGCCACGGTGGCCGTGGTGAACGGGTACAGCGCGCATGGGGACCGGACTGAGCTGCGGGCGTGGGCACATGCCGTGCGGGGAGACGGGCCGGCCCCGCGCCAAACGTTCCTGGTGCACGGTGAACGGGAGGCGCAGGACGCCTTTGCCACGACCCTGCGCGGTGATGGTTTTGCGGTGACGGTGCCCTCGCGAGGAGATCGGGCGGCGGTGTAG